A window of the Helianthus annuus cultivar XRQ/B chromosome 4, HanXRQr2.0-SUNRISE, whole genome shotgun sequence genome harbors these coding sequences:
- the LOC110900189 gene encoding 30S ribosomal protein S9, mitochondrial-like, whose product MTTGGDHAFGDLISATGITDEMLDSLMALKDLYGVPGLPPLNMIEEMRYEKNTHKLTRADIERQKQEEIAKSRVRQVDSQGRAYGTGKRKCSIARVWIEPGECKFVINDKQFDVYFPMLDQRAALLRPLSETKTLGLLDVNCTVKGGGISGD is encoded by the coding sequence ATGACGACAGGTGGAGATCATGCATTTGGGGATTTAATTAGTGCAACCGGTATCACAGATGAGATGCTGGACAGTTTGATGGCACTAAAGGACCTATATGGAGTTCCAGGATTGCCCCCACTGAACATGATTGAAGAGATGCGTTATGAAAAGAACACACACAAGTTAACTAGGGCTGACATTGAGAGACAAAAACAAGAGGAAATAGCCAAATCACGGGTTAGGCAAGTTGATAGTCAGGGTAGGGCGTATGGCACTGGGAAAAGGAAATGTAGTATCGCACGTGTTTGGATTGAACCCGGTGAGTGTAAATTTGTCATTAATGACAAACAGTTTGATGTCTATTTCCCAATGCTTGATCAACGAGCTGCACTTCTTCGCCCTTTATCAGAGACTAAAACATTGGGTCTTCTTGATGTTAATTGTACTGTTAAAGGAGGTGGTATTTCAGGTGATTAA